A region of Moorena producens PAL-8-15-08-1 DNA encodes the following proteins:
- a CDS encoding S-(hydroxymethyl)glutathione dehydrogenase/class III alcohol dehydrogenase, which translates to MVEVKAAVAFEAGKPLSIETVQVGEPKAGEVMVEIKATGVCHTDAYTLSGADPEGLFPAILGHEGAGVVVEVGEGVTSVEVGDHVIPLYIPECRQCEYCLSGKTNLCQAIRNTQGRGLMPDGTSRFSVNDKMLHHYMGTSTFANYTVLPEIAVAKIRKDAPFDKVCYIGCGVTTGIGAVINSAKVQPGSRVVVFGLGGIGLNVIQGARMVGASQIVGVDINPKKQQLAEKFGMTDFVNPNEIEGDLVPYIIDLTKGGADYSFECIGNVKVMRQALECCHKGWGESIIIGVAGAGEEINTRPFQLVTGRVWRGTAFGGAKGRTDVPKIVDWYMEGKINIDDMITHVMPLEQINDAFDLMHQGESIRSVVTF; encoded by the coding sequence ATTGTGGAGGTCAAAGCCGCAGTAGCTTTTGAAGCAGGCAAGCCTTTATCCATTGAAACGGTTCAGGTAGGGGAACCTAAGGCGGGTGAGGTGATGGTGGAAATTAAAGCAACCGGAGTATGCCATACCGATGCCTATACCCTGTCTGGCGCAGATCCAGAAGGACTATTTCCAGCCATTCTAGGACATGAGGGAGCAGGTGTAGTGGTTGAGGTGGGTGAAGGGGTGACTAGCGTCGAGGTAGGAGACCATGTGATTCCCCTCTATATCCCTGAGTGCCGTCAGTGTGAATACTGTTTAAGTGGTAAAACCAATCTCTGTCAGGCAATTCGGAATACCCAAGGACGTGGTTTAATGCCCGATGGTACCAGTCGCTTCTCTGTCAATGACAAAATGCTCCATCATTACATGGGCACATCCACCTTTGCTAACTATACCGTACTGCCAGAAATCGCAGTAGCAAAAATCCGCAAAGATGCTCCCTTTGATAAAGTTTGTTACATCGGTTGCGGAGTTACAACCGGTATTGGTGCTGTGATCAATTCCGCTAAAGTTCAACCAGGTTCGAGAGTGGTGGTATTTGGACTTGGGGGAATTGGTTTGAATGTGATCCAAGGCGCACGGATGGTGGGTGCTAGCCAAATTGTAGGTGTTGATATTAATCCTAAGAAACAACAACTTGCGGAAAAATTCGGCATGACGGATTTTGTCAATCCTAATGAAATAGAGGGCGATTTAGTCCCTTACATTATTGATTTAACTAAAGGGGGCGCTGATTATAGTTTCGAGTGTATTGGTAATGTTAAGGTGATGCGCCAAGCTCTAGAATGTTGCCACAAAGGTTGGGGTGAATCTATTATTATCGGTGTCGCCGGTGCTGGAGAAGAAATCAATACTCGACCTTTTCAATTGGTGACTGGACGGGTCTGGCGAGGTACAGCTTTTGGGGGAGCTAAAGGACGCACGGATGTTCCTAAAATCGTAGATTGGTATATGGAAGGTAAGATTAATATTGATGACATGATTACCCATGTCATGCCCTTAGAACAAATTAATGATGCCTTCGATTTGATGCATCAGGGTGAGTCGATTAGGAGTGTGGTTACCTTTTGA